In Podospora pseudoanserina strain CBS 124.78 chromosome 5, whole genome shotgun sequence, a single window of DNA contains:
- a CDS encoding hypothetical protein (EggNog:ENOG503P3Z3; COG:B): protein MPPKKTETKTEGAAAPKAKAAPAHPSYQDMITDAIIQLKDRNGSSRQSLKKYVKSNNTINASDNMFDSLFNKALKSGVDKGIFEQPKGPSGGTKLAKKTAAPKEKKPAAPKKAAAPKEKKEAAPKEKKAATKKAAAPKEKKEKKETAPKEKKEKKAAAPKKAAAPKEKKEKKAAPKKAAQAPAEEKPAVLTKTKSGRVTKAAPAAKAAPKKAAPKKAAAPKKEKTPKKADKAEAASA, encoded by the exons atgcctCCCAAGAAGACCGAGACCAAGACTGAGGGCGCCGCTGCCCCCAAGGCAAAGGCCGCCCCCGCCCACCCCTCCTACCAG GACATGATCACGGATGCCATCATTCAG CTCAAGGATCGCAATGGCTCCAG CCGTCAATCCCTCAAGAAGTATGTCAagagcaacaacaccatcaatgCCTCTGACAACATGTTCGactccctcttcaacaaggccTTGAAGTCTGGTGTCGACAAGGGCATCTTCGAGCAGCCCAAGGGCCCCTCCGGCGGCACCAAGCTCGCCAAGAAGACTGCCGCtcccaaggaaaagaagccTGCTGCCCCTAAGAAGGCCGCCGcgcccaaggagaagaaggaggctgctcccaaggagaagaaggctgccaccaagaaggctgccgctcccaaggagaagaaggagaagaaggagaccGCTCCcaaggagaaaaaggagaagaaggccgctgcccccaagaaggctgccgcgcccaaggagaagaaggagaagaaggctgccccCAAGAAG GCTGCCCAAGCccctgctgaggagaagCCTGCTGTCCTGACCAAGACCAAGTCCGGTCGCGTCACCAAGGCtgcccccgccgccaaggcCGCGCCCAAAAAGGCTGCTCCCAAGAAGGCCGCTGcccccaagaaggagaagacaCCAAAGAAGGCTGACAAGGCGGAAGCTGCCTCGGCGTAG
- a CDS encoding hypothetical protein (COG:S; EggNog:ENOG503NYAV; BUSCO:EOG092606AD), whose translation MEGFGLEVRDVLEHTPDEVKPPSFPTPANQSTTGFPAPKKRVSAFKKQRQNNNTSMLPTPPAQYGPERPPAPKPEVSEKQRIAEENDALLNSLPPDQIMEEQRDLFKNLDPKLIQMLLRRANLDDSGPAKFDPSPEPSSSAKTTPVTTTTKPPKVTVEDVSENIPPPPSKKDPTKPKKTVTFDEDAAPPAPPANLIPVKKITTTDPNLVITPSNAPDEAHTFHTHYPQPPTVPDLDPEDPDFLEKMHSKFFPNLPADPSKLAWMAPIPTPGSAADKESPYYPGQDSLPVSALRFDFRGLLIPPRLSRQIPVTKGLHHHGEAPEAAGYTIPELARYARSEVPAQRCIAYQTLGRMLYRLGRGDWGKGEGGRVGEEDDLAFGLWRCFKENRVVESIEEEVQGEEGRGHRSCYAYATEALWLFEKGGWRERWRGM comes from the coding sequence ATGGAGGGATTCGGACTAGAGGTACGAGACGTTCTCGAACACACACCCGACGAGGTCAAGCCCCCGAGCTTCCCGACTCCCGCCAACCAGTCCACGACCGGATTCCCAGCGCCCAAGAAACGAGTTTCTGCCTTCAAGAAGCAGCgccagaacaacaacacgaGCATGCTCCCGACTCCTCCAGCCCAATATGGCCCAGAGcggccaccagcaccaaagcCTGAGGTGTCAGAAAAGCAGAGAATCGCCGAGGAAAATGACGCCCTTTTGAACTCGTTGCCGCCCGATCAGATCATGGAAGAACAGCGCGACCTTTTCAAGAACCTTGATCCAAAGCTCATCCAAATGCTGCTCCGGCGCGCAAACCTCGACGATTCCGGTCCCGCGAAATTCGATCCGTCCCCAGAACCCTCTTCGAGCGCGAAAACAACCCCCGTAACAACCACgaccaaaccccccaaagtCACCGTCGAGGACGTCTCAGAAAacataccaccaccaccatccaagaAAGATCCCACAAAACCCAAGAAAACAGTCACCTTTGACGAAGACGCCgctcccccagctcccccagccaacctcatccccgTCAaaaagatcaccaccaccgacccaAACCTCGTCataaccccctccaacgccccCGACGAAGCCCACACATTCCACACCCACTACCCCCAGCCCCCCACTGTCCCCGACCTCGACCCCGAAGACCCGGACTTTCTCGAGAAAATGCACTCCAAattcttccccaacctccccgccgacCCCTCCAAGCTCGCCTGGATggcccccatcccaaccccggGATCCGCCGCCGACAAAGAATCCCCTTACTACCCAGGCCAGGACTCACTCCCCGTCTCTGCGCTGCGCTTTGACTTTCGCGGTTTACTCATCCCACCGAGATTATCCCGGCAAATCCCTGTAACGAAGGgtcttcaccaccatggtGAGGCGCCCGAGGCGGCGGGGTATACTATTCCCGAGTTGGCGAGATATGCGAGATCGGAGGTCCCAGCGCAGAGGTGTATTGCTTATCAGACGCTGGGCAGGATGCTGTacaggttgggaaggggtgattgggggaagggtgagggtgggagggtaggggaggaggacgatttggcgtttgggttgtggaggtgtTTCAAGGAGAAtcgggtggtggagagtattgaagaggaggtgcagggggaggaggggagggggcacAGGAGTTGTTATGCTTATGCGACGGAGGCGTTGTGGCTgtttgagaaggggggttggagagagaggtggagggggatgtga
- a CDS encoding hypothetical protein (EggNog:ENOG503NZTQ; COG:S), translating to MVEDEEPSIAVPEGDVAFPLYGCPRSLRIHLLCHRLKKLVASCAGKGGPEKALGQSKKFTFGLLAQSPGSFPNQGPNSVNVDSLRRCIVTPAYGTRIVVNIEEAQHLALLGCYFAREVIGPHGHEQARFPEGLRHAARQLPRSILAKTLVRGALLEYFKLNEYDGTKLNFQFSRRVVASLATDALFSPVPTPPRLAYLDLEAAQRRRDKSISLFRSRRLNSPVARAQHKRQRRLRPAKDIEDPYIAAVLIALAQEQSYQDQSRPDHYKVHLLAAKDDNLYFYTALIPSHFLDRLDRPSQRYPTS from the exons ATGGTAGAAGATGAGGAACCGAGTATAGCCGTTCCGGAGGGGGATGTAGCCTTCCCTCTGTACGGATGTCCTCGCTCGCTGCGGATACACCTTCTCTGCCACAGGCTCAAGAAGCTCGTGGCGAGCTGTGCGGGCAAGGGCGGCCCAGAAAAAGCCCTCGGGCAGTCGAAGAAGTTCACTTTCGGCCTGCTGGCACAAAGTCCGGGGAGTTTCCCCAATCAAGGACCTAACTCGGTCAATGTCGACTCTCTGAGACGGTGTATTGTGACCCCCGCATACGGGACAAGAATTGTGGTGAATATCGAGGAAG CGCAGCACCTCGCCCTTCTCGGATGTTACTTCGCCCGCGAAGTGATTGGACCGCACGGGCACGAGCAAGCCCGGTTCCCGGAAGGGCTCCGGCATGCTGCTCGTCAACTACCGCGTAGCATTCTAGCAAAGACGCTAGTCAGGGGCGCTCTCCTCGAGTACTTCAAGCTCAACGAGTACGACGGCACCAAGCTCAACTTCCAATTCAGTCGACGGGTAGTTGCGTCTCTCGCGACCGACGCTCTCTTCTCGCCcgtcccaacccccccaaggCTTGCCTATCTCGATCTCGAAGCCGCGCAAAGACGCCGCGACAaatccatctccctcttccgATCCCGTCGGCTCAACTCGCCCGTTGCCCGGGCGCAGCATAAGCGGCAACGGCGCCTCCGACCGGCCAAAGACATTGAGGATCCATATATCGCTGCCGTTCTGATTGCCCTTGCGCAGGAGCAGTCCTACCAAGACCAAAGCCGTCCTGACCACTACAAG GTTCATCTACTGGCCGCCAAGGATGACAACCTCTATTTTTACACAGCCCTCATCCCCTCTCACTTTCTCGACCGGTTAGACCGGCCCAGTCAACGGTACCCAACCA GTTAA
- a CDS encoding hypothetical protein (EggNog:ENOG503NYNF; COG:S) — MTADSLDQSAARGTSHTLTGGSSNNTTLDSPPFHPEKESRSHTSRPSSRHSHLTTTSSDSSNGDPLSPLEHALGRTTSIPQTDAIYQQDADNNNNNNHLTHTRTGRTSITSAASRPPDYEVTISTDDPEHPMNWPFWYRTYTIITVSYSTWVVVLYSTSYTATLPKIMDEFDITSKPIATLGLTTYLLGLAAGSVIVAPMSELYGRRPVYLVCLAAFIVLIIPCGLADSLSEMVIVRFFGALFGSAMISNSPGTVVDISSDKYLALCMSLWSIAPLNGPVTGPLIGGFVNDYLGWRWGNWLAIILSGIAFVLTFFVRESYLPTLIKQKAARRRKETGDENWWCKYDQRSVSTWGLLKLNLSRPFVLAVTEPILISVIYGILYLCFIAYPIIFTQHRGWSPSLTGLSFLGIGLGTLLSIFLEPLWRKMINSSPKRDPLNPSRPAPEATALIMCVGAVLTPIGQLVFSWTSLPASIHPSISLLFGSVPFGMGNTLSFIYGSNYLAGAYGIYAASALAGNAVMRSVFGAALPLAGPAMYKAMSPQWAGTFLGGLEVMLVPIPGGERIRGKSRVIRLMREERDREEKTAERRRKRAARRAAKGGRDVEGEEGEGEKTEVEEGKGRGREMGV, encoded by the exons ATGACAGCCGACTCGCTTGACCAGAGCGCTGCCCGCGGGACATCCCACACACTTACCGGCGGCTCATCCAACAACACGACATTGGACAGCCCCCCATTCCACCCAGAAAAGGAGTCTCGCTCTCACACCTCGCGGCCCTCCTCCCGTCActctcacctcaccaccacctcttcagATTCCTCCAACGGCGACCCCCTATCCCCCCTCGAACACGCCCTCGGCCGAACCACATCCATCCCCCAAACCGACGCCATCTACCAACAAGAtgccgacaacaacaacaacaacaaccacctcacccacacCCGCACCGGCcgcacctccatcacctctgccgcctcccgccccccAGACTACGAAGTCACCATCTCCACGGACGACCCCGAGCACCCCATGAACTGGCCCTTTTGGTACAGGACCtacaccatcatcacggTCTCCTACTCCACCTGGGTTGTAGTGCTCTACTCAACCTCCTACACagccaccctcccaaaaatAATGGACGAATTCGACATCACCTCCAAACCCATCGCCACCCTGGGCCTGACAACCTACCTCCTAGGCCTAGCAGCCGGCTCGGTGATCGTAGCCCCCATGTCGGAGCTCTACGGCCGCAGACCAGTCTACCTCGTCTGCCTCGCCGCGTTTATTgttctcatcatcccctgCGGATTAGCCGACTCGTTGTCAGAGATGGTGATAGTCCGTTTCTTCGG CGCGCTCTTCGGCTCAGCCATGATCTCCAACTCTCCCGGAACAGTAGTCGACATCTCCTCAGACAAGTACCTCGCCCTCTGCATGTCACTATGGTCCATCGCCCCCCTCAACGGTCCGGTCACCGGCCCCCTGATCGGCGGCTTCGTCAACGACTACCTCggctggcggtggggaaACTGGTTggccatcatcctctccgGCATCGCTTTTGTCCTCACCTTTTTCGTCCGGGAATCCTACCTGCCCACGCTGATAAAGCAGAAAGCCgcgcggaggaggaaggagacgggGGATGAGAACTGGTGGTGTAAATACGACCAGCGGTCTGTTTCAAcatgggggttgttgaagctgAATCTGTCCCGGCCGTTTGTGCTCGCGGTGACGGAGCCGATTCT GATATCCGTGATCTACGGCATCCTCTACCTCTGCTTCATCGCCtaccccatcatcttcacccAGCACCGCGGCTGGTCACCCTCCCTCACCggcctctccttcctcggcatcggcctcggcaccctcctctccatcttcctggAACCCTTGTGGCGGAAAATGATAAACTCCTCCCCTAAACGCGACCCCCTCAACCCGTCCCGCCCGGCACCAGAAGCCACAGCGTTGATCATGTGCGTCGGTGCTGTCCTCACCCCCATCGGCCAGCTCGTCTTCAGCTGGACCAGTCTCCCAGCCTCAATCCACccttccatctccctcctgtTCGGCTCTGTCCCCTTCGGCATGGGTAACACGCTTTCGTTCATCTACGGGAGCAACTACCTCGCGGGAGCGTACGGGATATACGCCGCTTCCGCGCTGGCAGGGAACGCGGTGATGAGGTCAGTGTTTGGGGCTGCGCTGCCGCTGGCGGGGCCGGCGATGTACAAAGCCATGAGTCCGCAGTGGGCGGGGACGTttctgggggggttggaggtgatgCTGGTGCCGATTCC tgggggggagaggattaGGGGGAAGTCGAGGGTGATCAGgctgatgagggaggagagggatagAGAGGAGAAAACGGCcgagaggaggcggaagagggcggcgcggagggcggcgaagggtgggagggatgttgaaggggaggagggggagggggaaaagacagaagtggaggaggggaaaggacggggaagggagatgggggtttaG
- the HPC2 gene encoding HIR complex subunit (EggNog:ENOG503P14K; COG:S) produces MQQYHSSSPSLLSSPPSAISEPGSPTRIINATRANIEMDEIIVDPGSAARFGIMQQQVQQQQASEYPPGTQLTAAGVPRKKPGRKPGSTVKPKVAPDGTVEPPKQRRPRKPKDPNAPPVQRKRKAALTESNETNSEMDARAASGPPAAAAARQPKITELTSMRMSLDGGAGFVQTPPKRESMTSMQMQNLLNSDEPPPQPQPTAPARQMFDPIRGNYDPIRESMVSRDPYGTGGPLGSPRAPAQAPNRASASPSIASLVDPPTSIISPRPTQSFTTTTSQPRFQEPSSVPASPANPVLATPATMPKPTLAEARRPPPPPPAPASVSKPEPKMNSFTSMSSIPSGSSLAAVAAPPAPVQSKKIAAVVQQETKANKKARSSTSSSPKINGVKEKDSLPPLPASERSILDFGRAKPGEEVEPPSIALHIPLKQGENNKYVNFMRMAEERYGWDALHPRLAASRERKALIAAATAALEKEKNGSGRDTGDEMEEDLSEADNSNVEMGGMGNGNPASGPEAAPAKPARKKRNFKEDEYDKDDDFVDDSEMLWEEQAAASRDGFFVYSGPLIPEVEKPVVPEGPPRRGRGGRGRGSRGGARGGGESGRGRGGGPGSRGGTVRKPRITKLEKEQRDREKAEREALAQMASKAGATTPGPAANTSPAGALNLLTLTPPAAGTGVTL; encoded by the coding sequence ATGCAGCAGTATCAcagctcatcaccctccctgTTGTCATCACCGCCTTCTGCCATTTCCGAGCCTGGATCGCCCACTCGGATCATCAACGCCACCAGAGCCAACATTGAAATGGACGAGATCATTGTCGACCCCGGGTCAGCTGCCAGATTCGGCATTATGCAGCAACAGgtccagcaacagcaagccTCCGAGTACCCGCCCGGCACACAACTGACCGCCGCCGGCGTTCCTAGGAAAAAGCCGGGCCGGAAGCCTGGTAGCACAGTCAAGCCGAAGGTCGCACCTGATGGGACTGTCGAGCCACCCAAGCAGCGTCGGCCGAGGAAGCCCAAGGACCCCAATGCCCCGCCTGTCCAGAGGAAACGCAAAGCCGCTCTTACCGAGAGCAATGAGACAAACTCGGAGATGGATGCGCGGGCTGCCTCTGgtcccccagcagcagcagcagctcgtcAGCCCAAGATCACAGAACTCACCTCGATGCGCATGTCGTTGGACGGTGGCGCCGGCTTCGTCCAGACGCCGcccaagagagagagcatgACCTCGATGCAAATGCAGAATCTCCTCAACAGCGACGAGCCACCTCCACAGCCCCAGCCGACGGCGCCTGCCAGGCAGATGTTTGATCCCATCCGAGGCAACTATGACCCCATTAGGGAAAGCATGGTATCTCGCGACCCCTATGGCACCGGAGGTCCGCTTGGCTCCCCTCGCGCGCCTGCCCAGGCTCCCAACAGGGCCAGCGCATCGCCATCTATTGCCAGCCTAGTCGATCCTCCgacctccatcatctcaccCAGACCGACGCAATCGTTTACAACAACTACTTCGCAGCCGCGTTTCCAGGAGCCATCATCAGTCCCTGCTTCTCCGGCCAACCCCGTCCTGGCCACCCCCGCTACCATGCCCAAGCCCACATTGGCCGAAGCCAGACgtcccccgccgccacctccgGCGCCTGCATCCGTTAGCAAGCCAGAACCCAAAATGAATTCATTTACCAGCATGTCGTCGATTCCGAGCGGCTCCTCGCTTGCCGCGGTTGCTGCCCCGCCCGCGCCTGTCCAGAGCAAGAAGATCGCGGCTGTTGTCCAGCAAGAAACAAaggccaacaagaaggcgcgcagcagcaccagcagctcgccaAAAATCAACGGagtcaaggagaaggactcGCTGCCGCCCCTTCCAGCCAGCGAGCGCTCCATCTTGGATTTCGGGAGGGCCAAGCccggcgaggaggtcgagcCGCCCAGCATCGCGCTTCACATCCCGCTCAAGCAAGGTGAGAATAACAAGTATGTCAACTTCATGCGCATGGCCGAGGAACGCTACGGATGGGACGCTTTGCACCCCAGATTGGCTGCCTCGCGGGAGCGCAAGGCTCTCATCGCAGCTGCCACGGCCGctttggagaaggagaagaatgGCAGCGGCCGTGACACTGGGGACGAAATGGAGGAAGACCTGAGCGAGGCCGACAACAGCAATGTGGAAATGGGCGGCATGGGCAACGGAAATCCGGCCAGCGGCCCCGAAGCTGCTCCTGCCAagccggcgaggaagaagcggaATTTCAAGGAGGACGAGTACGACAAGGATGATGACTTTGTGGATGACTCTGAGATGCTCTGGGAAGAGCAGGCAGCTGCGAGCAGGGATGGATTCTTCGTCTACAGCGGACCTCTGATCCCCGAGGTGGAGAAGCCTGTTGTGCCCGAGGGACCCCCGAGACGCGGTCGTGGTGGACGTGGAAGAGGATCCAGGGGTGGTGCTCGTGGCGGTGGCGAGAGCGGACGGGGCCGAGGTGGCGGGCCCGGTTCGAGAGGCGGCACCGTGAGGAAGCCAAGAATCACGAAGCTCGAGAAGGAACAGCGGGATagggagaaggcggagagggaggcgctGGCGCAGATGGCGAGCAAAGCCGGTGCGACGACACCGGGTCCAGCTGCGAACACGTCTCCCGCTGGTGCACTTAATCTGTTGACACTTACGCCTCCGGCGGCTGGAACAGGTGTCACTTTGTAA
- a CDS encoding hypothetical protein (EggNog:ENOG503P4NB), with product MAAQPSFNSNNPFRRKPVATTDVPDLQSTTPPPPPPPTIQGDDNTSSLTIGGGGGDQFWETLQGVPRPAQPPPTTSFLKQKVVKKVRVQSPPPSSPEESDGFGERFPPIGEPDEESDSGSESSEEEEEEGEEEEEVVEVDPFGVGGGSNKSSVEELAVQEGDRRREGGVPRISFQMGQPGLEERGETEVGAGGSRGGLDVDAFRRLLLTGQTGGLTPARSSADLGRAEERAGTEITIQLQDTPRLSREIPGQTVGDEQQRLLPNPPAATLQPAPTILRKKPPPPSSRHGKLIRPDPTRQESSSSLGGKTSSSSSLASPKPVTSPSRQRPPTPSDVNKPLPSQPSVSEDGNIFDHEAAGKIPEPAMPDPGLHIIHALRSPSPTSSLPTPPPSRKPAPPPRRQPHHGRSEPRPFSPEEELFSSTRRSSMESTRSRSSSLRANIHAPAPPPPRRPSQRVVASPSGEAVSPPPTLSGSSTPNNNSVVTPTLAGSVVEAIASPPPVGGTAKEKLTPPPPPPARGASVRAKKPVGAAGEGVVRRSSGNSKPAPPVPKHRGGGGSVRNSAMAVATAVTPDTTDEVVVSTPGGGGGDGVDILADLTRLQREVDELRAGLANGGSK from the coding sequence ATGGCCGCCCAGCCATCGTTCAATTCCAATAACCCGTTTCGTCGCAAGCCCGTTGCCACTACCGACGTCCCAGATCTGCAGTcgacgacccctcctccaccaccaccgccgacgaTACAGGGGGATGATAATACCTCGAGTTTGACGAttgggggcggcggcggtgatcAATTCTGGGAAACATTGCAGGGTGTACCGAGACCGGctcagccgccgccgacgacgagtTTTCTGAAGCAAaaggttgtcaagaaggtgagggtgcAGAGCCCGCCGCCGAGTAGTCCGGAGGAGAGcgatgggtttggggagaggTTCCCGCCGATTGGGGAGCCGGATGAGGAGAGTGATAGTGGTAGTGAGAGtagtgaggaggaagaggaggagggggaggaggaggaggaggtggtggaggtagATCcttttggggtgggtggggggtcGAATAAGAGCTCGGTTGAGGAGTTGGCGGTGCAAGAGGGGGATAGGCggcgggagggaggggtgccGAGGATATCTTTCCAGATGGGACAACcagggttggaggagaggggggaaacTGAGGTGGGGGCAGGAGGGTCGAGGGGAGGGCTGGATGTGGATGCGTTcaggaggctgttgttgactgGACAGACCGGGGGATTAACACCGGCACGGTCGAGTGCTGATCTCgggagggcggaggaaaGAGCTGGGACGGAGATAACGATACAGTTGCAGGACACGCCACGTCTATCACGGGAAATACCAGGCCAGACGGTTGGAGATGAGCAGCAGAGGTtactccccaaccctcccgcCGCCACCCTCCAACCTGCACCGACCATCCTGAGAAagaaaccccctcccccgagcTCCCGCCATGGAAAACTCATCCGACCAGACCCGACCCGCCAGGAGAGCAGCAGCTCCCTAGGCGGCAAAacctcgtcttcatcatcactaGCAAGCCCTAAACCTGTCACGTCACCATCTCGACAGCGgcccccaaccccgtcaGACGTTAACAAACCCCTCCCTTCACAGCCCTCGGTGTCAGAAGATGGCAATATATTCGACCACGAAGCAGCGGGGAAGATTCCCGAGCCTGCCATGCCCGACCCAGGTCTTCACATCATCCACGCTTTacgctccccctccccaacctctaGTCTgccgacaccaccaccgtcaagAAAACCTGCCCCCCCACCGAGACGACAACCACATCATGGCAGGTCCGAGCCTAGGCCTTTTTCACCAGAGGAGGAATTGTTTAGCAGTACTCGTCGATCATCAATGGAATCGACCCGTTCCCGGTCTTCTTCCTTACGAGCCAACATCCACGcgccggcaccgccgcccccgagGAGACCATCGCAGAGGGTGGTGGCGTCGCCCAGTGGTGAGGCTGTATCTCCGCCCCCGACACTGTCTGGGAGTAGTACGCCCAATAATAACAGTGTGGTCACACCGACGCTGGCGGGATCGGTGGTGGAAGCTATTGCCAGCCCTCCACCGGTGGGAGGGACGGCAAAGGAGAAGttgacgccgccgccgccgcctccggcTAGGGGGGCGAGTGTGAGGGCTAAGAAACCTGTCGGGgcagcgggggagggggtggtgaggaggagtagTGGGAATAGCAAgccggcgccgccggtgCCGAAGCataggggtggtggtggtagtgttAGGAATAGTGCTATGGCAGTGGCGACGGCGGTAACACCGGACACGAcggatgaggtggtggtgtccacacctgggggtggtggtggtgacggggtGGATATATTGGCTGATTTAACGAGGTtgcagagggaggtggatgagttgAGGGCTGGGTTGGCTAATGGGGGGTCGAAGTGA
- a CDS encoding hypothetical protein (EggNog:ENOG503NYP8; COG:S): MDPLSITASIAGITGICLQAARALDTLRTKFQNAQVTITALSSQCAAIKTGLSQLQTLILQNHTVRGQAEVVHTLDTTLTGCLVVLTCFEDSLEKLCDATALMESRRSLVRTWWTKARIVRNEGEMKGYLSLLQGQQSAIAFLVQVLHMNTTDEILEGVRNGKGLLDRQATKAASLRLANPQLQIAESVLNPRRTADTIFRGDGNTVAEGVEFEFDNTVVNSRAYRRMMALAKEVVTNRTSTKSPQSIMALENISFDSKTQSRSFLVSTSEPSGDRRGDPTAVSPMPSTASEVVQPAPKPTTDTPEEAATQPTTSQSLPTSLDILKAQPTQLGTIHTTEYFGQRCQHLFTTVTQWVLRFSKFSDMRASRLTSEINDEKIINRLDNSVLDGSDPDNYLRDRVKRRDMFTSVTMSMIWEFIFTRYLFGMDREQRFKLKSLEKQLTDVGPTATVRAWRATTLGLWSRRESFRKQRDRDAVAVAEAILEALSKVLPPPGNLEEQLRVQLRRVVSEAVDLSIEMRTQVAEFMVLPPLMPEYNEDGELAATVNFISSLMTQPGGRGDTEGDLEGTVVRVVLFPLVVQKGDLRGEGEEEVVVFPAQVIVNTT; this comes from the coding sequence ATGGACCCCCTCTCGATAACAGCCTCGATTGCAGGCATCACAGGCATCTGCCTCCAAGCAGCCCGCgccctcgacaccctccgcACCAAATTCCAAAACGCCCaagtcaccatcaccgccctctcctcccaatGCGCCGCCATCAAGACCGGCCTGTCCCAGCTCCAGACCCTCATCCTGCAAAACCACACCGTCCGCGGCCAGGCCGAGGTCGTCCACACCCTCGACACAACCCTCACCGGTTGCCTAGTCGTACTAACCTGCTTCGAGGACTCCCTCGAAAAACTCTGCGATGCCACCGCACTGATGGAGTCCCGTCGCTCGCTTGTGCGGACGTGGTGGACTAAAGCGCGGATTGTGCGAAatgagggggagatgaaggggtaCCTATCGCTATTGCAAGGACAGCAGTCCGCGATTGCGTTTCTGGTTCAAGTGTTGCACATGAATACTACCGATGAGATTCTCGAGGGTGTCAGAAACGGGAAAGGTTTGCTAGACAGGCAAGCGACCAAGGCGGCGTCCTTGCGGTTGGCGAATCCTCAGCTTCAAATTGCCGAGTCTGTTCTGAATCCGCGGAGGACTGCCGACACGATCTTCCGTGGGGATGGGAACACTGTGGCCGAGGGCGTCGAGTTCGAATTTGATAACACTGTTGTCAACTCGAGAGCCTACCGACGAATGATGGCTTTGGCGAAGGAGGTCGTCACCAACAGGACTAGCACGAAAAGTCCGCAATCGATCATGGCTCTGGAAAATATCAGCTTCGACTCAAAAACCCAATCACGATCGTTTCTCGTGTCTACATCCGAGCCATCCGGTGACCGGAGGGGTGACCCTACAGCAGTCTCGCCGATGCCATCCACGGCATCCGAGGTTGTTCAACCTGCACCCAAACCTACTACCGACACTCCCGAAGAGGCTGCCACCCAACCCACGACCTCCCAAAGCTTGCCAACAAGCCTAGATATCCTCAAagcccaaccaacccagctCGGAACAATCCACACCACCGAATACTTTGGCCAGCGCTGCCAGCACCTCTTCACGACCGTCACCCAATGGGTCCTCCGCTTCTCCAAATTCTCCGACATGCGCGCCAGTCGCCTCACCTCGGAAATCAACGATGAAAAAATCATCAACAGGCTAGATAACTCTGTCCTCGACGGCTCCGACCCCGATAACTACCTCCGTGACAGGGTGAAACGCCGGGACATGTTTACTTCTGTCACCATGTCAATGATCTGGGAATTCATTTTCACCCGTTACCTCTTCGGCATGGACCGGGAGCAGAGGTTCAAGCTCAAGTCATTAGAAAAACAGCTAACGGACGTTGGGCCGACGGCGACGGTTCGTGCTTGGAGGGCTACCACGCTGGGGCTGTGGTCGAGGAGGGAATCGTTCAGAAAACAGAGGGATAGGGATGCCGTTGCGGTGGCAGAGGCGATTTTGGAGGCGCTGTCGAAggtgttgccgccgccggggaaTTTGGAAGAGCAGCTGAGGGTGCagctgaggagggtggtgagtgaggcGGTGGATCTGTCGATTGAGATGAGGACGCAGGTGGCTGAGTTTATGGTGTTGCCGCCGTTGATGCCCGAGTAcaatgaggatggggagctGGCGGCGACGGTGAATTTTATCTCGTCGTTGATGACGCAACCGGGTGGTCGGGGGGACACGGAGGGGGATCTCGAGGGGactgtggtgagggttgttttgtttcctttGGTGGTGCAGAAGGGGGATTtgagaggagaaggggaggaggaggtggtggtgtttccGGCGCAGGTTATTGTGAACACCACCTGA